From Thermoplasmata archaeon, one genomic window encodes:
- a CDS encoding site-specific integrase: MEARRGCIGEVTTKNLERRFRRIERDLLNLKDDGKVSTMSPSKMTEQDIKELIIFRKGKGVSASDVNHDISAMKQLCTFCRNTCVQNCLGANIGLKPVEVDERLEPLSDESYRKILARAKEIDPKDYQALRPYTMVLLYICTGARNKELRLAEVSDIDFNGWTINYRHVKAENTWGRSREVPIPEVIQDLVKNYLKARNIFLIKHDMLPEDVPALFCNMYGDHDVLSANTIRKLKTYVERDIGQKFELRDCRRAFGQHYKDNHAELEDISKLMGHKTTRTTELYYCEKRQSEVIRNVQGKW, encoded by the coding sequence ATGGAAGCGAGACGCGGCTGTATCGGTGAAGTAACGACAAAGAATTTGGAACGTAGATTCAGAAGGATAGAGCGCGATCTCCTCAACCTCAAGGATGATGGCAAGGTCTCCACGATGTCCCCGTCCAAGATGACGGAGCAGGACATCAAGGAACTGATCATCTTCCGCAAGGGGAAGGGAGTGAGCGCATCGGATGTCAATCATGATATTTCGGCCATGAAACAGCTCTGCACGTTCTGCAGGAACACCTGCGTCCAGAACTGCCTCGGAGCCAACATCGGCCTCAAGCCGGTGGAGGTCGACGAGAGGCTCGAACCCCTCTCCGACGAGAGCTACAGGAAGATCCTGGCAAGGGCCAAGGAGATAGATCCCAAGGACTATCAGGCCCTCAGACCCTATACCATGGTCCTCCTGTACATCTGTACCGGAGCAAGGAACAAGGAGCTGCGTCTGGCGGAGGTCAGCGACATCGACTTCAACGGATGGACGATCAACTACAGGCATGTCAAGGCGGAGAATACCTGGGGCAGGTCTAGGGAGGTCCCCATCCCCGAGGTCATCCAAGATCTTGTGAAGAACTATCTCAAGGCGAGGAACATCTTCCTCATCAAGCACGATATGCTCCCCGAGGACGTCCCGGCGCTGTTCTGCAACATGTACGGCGACCATGACGTGCTCAGCGCCAATACCATCAGGAAGCTCAAGACCTACGTCGAGAGGGACATCGGACAGAAGTTCGAACTGAGGGATTGCCGCAGGGCATTCGGGCAGCATTACAAGGACAACCATGCGGAACTCGAGGACATCTCGAAGCTCATGGGACACAAGACCACCCGTACCACAGAGCTCTATTATTGCGAAAAACGCCAGAGCGAAGTGATCAGGAACGTGCAGGGCAAGTGGTGA